A genome region from Hippopotamus amphibius kiboko isolate mHipAmp2 chromosome 1, mHipAmp2.hap2, whole genome shotgun sequence includes the following:
- the LOC130835810 gene encoding putative neuroblastoma breakpoint family member 5, translating into MAVSLGPLSDPRAELTLTEINRELQLQLAKNKQDFRDLTEKFLVIRSQARELTQLRQTLREGKDDSVLLKQHLKDLLTHNDLDNHQGQGFREQLTEGHRLAERLARKLSPATSQPPQRPLTHRDKRAVTPAV; encoded by the exons atggcagtatctcttggccctttatctgatccgagggcagaacttacactgacggaaatcaaccgggagcttcagttgcagctggcaaagaacaagcaggacttccgagacctcacggagaaattccttgta attcgaagtcaggcgcgagagctgacccagttacggcagacattacgggaagggaaagatgactctgttctactcaagcagcacctcaaggacctcctcacccacaatgaccttgacaaccaccaggggCAGGGCTTCCGAGAGCAGCTGACTGAGGGACATAGGCTGGCAGAGCGCCTTGCCCGCAAGCTCAGCCCAG CGACATCACAGCCCCCACAGCGACCCCTGACTCACAGGGACAAGCGCGCAGTTACGCCTGCGGtgtga